A single genomic interval of Christensenellaceae bacterium 44-20 harbors:
- a CDS encoding FtsW/RodA/SpoVE family cell cycle protein, protein MSPKNKNYDILKRIDWITVLLTLGLAFFGMIAIASATCTAFDPDTQTFLEYVGSLSSSLPLTQFIYFCLGVILIIVLLFVDYSNIREFCNIIYWGCVALLVITLIFGANQRGLKGWLRIGSVGIQTSEICKPLIILVLAREFAERTENKSGGIEKFRDLLPILWRFLIPVVLIAAQPDLGTAMVYLFILIGLLFMSKTSFKILGPMFGAALAMLPIAWLLMSEDQKGRIEVFFDPSKDPEGKGFNVIRAKTVSSSGGFRGKGFFSQDLLTQQSNFLPEDHTDFIFSSTTEAVGFVGAILLVGAYLFLIYHLFRISMRARDDFGMYIIVGVACMLFFHVFENIGMNIGVMPVTGIPLPLVSYGGSNLLATLINIGLVLNVYLRSQRRTPL, encoded by the coding sequence ATGAGCCCGAAAAATAAGAATTATGATATTCTAAAGCGCATCGACTGGATCACCGTCCTGCTGACGCTTGGCCTGGCCTTTTTTGGCATGATCGCCATCGCCAGCGCGACTTGCACTGCCTTTGATCCCGATACACAGACGTTCCTCGAATATGTCGGCAGCCTAAGTTCCAGCCTGCCGCTGACGCAGTTTATCTATTTTTGCCTGGGCGTCATCCTCATCATCGTCCTGCTGTTCGTGGACTACAGCAATATCCGCGAGTTTTGCAATATCATCTACTGGGGCTGTGTCGCACTGCTGGTGATAACGCTGATTTTCGGCGCCAACCAGCGCGGTCTGAAGGGCTGGCTGCGCATCGGCTCTGTCGGCATCCAGACCAGCGAGATCTGCAAGCCGCTCATCATCCTGGTGCTGGCGCGCGAGTTCGCCGAGCGCACAGAGAATAAGAGCGGCGGCATCGAAAAATTCCGGGATCTGCTGCCCATTCTCTGGCGGTTTCTTATCCCCGTCGTGCTCATCGCGGCCCAGCCGGATTTGGGCACGGCCATGGTCTATCTGTTCATTCTCATCGGCCTGCTGTTCATGTCTAAAACCAGCTTTAAAATTCTCGGGCCCATGTTTGGCGCGGCGCTGGCCATGCTGCCCATCGCCTGGCTGCTGATGAGCGAGGATCAGAAGGGGCGCATCGAGGTCTTCTTCGATCCCAGCAAAGATCCCGAGGGCAAAGGGTTCAACGTCATTCGGGCTAAAACCGTCTCCAGCTCCGGGGGATTCCGCGGCAAGGGCTTTTTCTCACAAGATCTGCTCACTCAGCAATCCAATTTTCTGCCCGAAGATCATACGGATTTTATCTTTTCCAGCACAACTGAAGCCGTCGGCTTTGTCGGCGCAATTCTGCTGGTCGGCGCATATCTTTTCCTCATCTATCACCTCTTCCGCATCTCCATGCGCGCCCGGGATGATTTCGGCATGTATATCATCGTTGGCGTGGCATGTATGCTGTTCTTCCATGTGTTTGAAAATATCGGTATGAATATCGGCGTCATGCCTGTAACGGGCATCCCGCTGCCGCTGGTCAGCTATGGCGGCTCGAATCTGCTGGCAACGCTTATAAACATTGGGCTTGTGCTTAACGTCTATCTGCGCTCCCAAAGGCGAACGCCGCTCTAA
- a CDS encoding TIGR03960 family B12-binding radical SAM protein yields the protein MDLKKLEKILPLVEKPGRYIGGEVGIARKRTDVPIRFLFAFPDIYEVGMSHLGSVILYHLTNEREDTYAERAYAPFPDMQQQMEKEGIPLFSLETYTAAGEFDIVGFNLSYEMCYTTVLRMMELSGIPLRSRERDESYPLIIAGGTCTYNPEPLADFIDLFIIGEGEQVNMELLDLYAAHKEQGFCKEEFLREAARIEGVYVPSLVEFTYREDGTVAQIRGENLPVRKRFLLDMDSAYFPDKLIVPNVGIVHDRVTLEIFRGCTRGCRFCQAGFIYRPVREKRVQTLCEQARDLIDRTGYEEISLSSLSSGDYSGIEELADRLFDEFEQKRVSISLPSLRVDSFQKEYAKRMQSARKQSFTFAPEAGTQRLRDVINKNITEEEILRGVRYAFESGATTIKLYFMIGLPTETYEDLDGIADIVLKIKSVFGQVPKELRRGSLQINVSTASFVPKPFTPFQWEAQDSGDSLREKQRYLKEKLRMRGVKYSYHDTPLSYLEAVFARGDRRLCDVLYYARKNGAQFDSWQDQFCQEAYGKAFEQAGIDPDFYACRERDLDEILPWSHIDAYISPRYLKRELAQAKAAKTTPDCREGCQGCGLGRFCKQ from the coding sequence ATCGACCTGAAAAAGTTAGAGAAAATCCTGCCCCTGGTGGAAAAACCGGGCAGATATATTGGGGGAGAAGTTGGGATTGCAAGAAAGCGGACGGATGTGCCTATCCGCTTTTTGTTCGCTTTTCCGGATATTTACGAGGTGGGGATGTCTCACCTTGGGAGCGTTATCCTGTATCATCTGACCAACGAGAGAGAGGACACCTATGCGGAGCGGGCCTATGCCCCCTTCCCGGATATGCAGCAGCAGATGGAAAAAGAGGGGATTCCTCTTTTTTCTTTGGAAACATATACTGCGGCCGGCGAATTTGATATCGTCGGTTTTAACCTCTCCTATGAGATGTGCTATACGACTGTACTGCGCATGATGGAGCTTTCGGGCATCCCGCTGAGAAGCCGGGAGAGAGACGAGAGCTATCCGCTCATCATAGCCGGAGGAACCTGCACCTATAACCCAGAGCCTTTGGCGGATTTTATCGATCTGTTCATCATCGGCGAGGGAGAGCAGGTCAATATGGAGCTGCTGGATCTCTATGCGGCGCATAAAGAGCAGGGCTTCTGCAAAGAGGAATTTTTGCGGGAGGCGGCGCGCATCGAGGGCGTCTATGTCCCCTCGCTGGTGGAGTTTACCTACCGGGAGGATGGGACGGTTGCACAAATCCGGGGAGAAAACCTGCCCGTGCGCAAGCGCTTTCTTCTGGATATGGATTCGGCCTATTTTCCGGACAAGCTGATTGTGCCAAACGTCGGCATTGTGCACGATCGGGTTACGCTGGAGATTTTCCGTGGGTGCACCCGGGGCTGCCGGTTCTGCCAGGCGGGGTTCATCTACCGGCCGGTGCGGGAGAAGCGCGTGCAGACGCTGTGCGAGCAGGCGAGGGATTTGATTGACCGCACGGGCTATGAGGAGATTTCGCTCTCTTCGCTGAGCTCGGGGGATTACAGCGGCATAGAGGAGCTGGCGGATCGGCTGTTTGACGAGTTCGAGCAAAAGCGCGTGAGTATCTCGCTGCCCTCTCTGCGGGTGGATTCCTTCCAGAAGGAATATGCGAAGCGTATGCAGAGCGCCCGCAAACAGAGCTTTACCTTCGCGCCCGAGGCCGGGACACAGCGGCTGCGGGACGTCATCAATAAAAATATTACTGAAGAGGAGATTCTGCGGGGCGTCCGCTATGCGTTTGAGAGCGGCGCGACCACCATCAAGCTCTACTTCATGATTGGCCTGCCCACGGAGACCTATGAAGATCTGGATGGCATCGCGGATATCGTCCTGAAAATCAAAAGCGTGTTTGGGCAGGTGCCAAAAGAACTGCGCCGGGGCAGCCTTCAGATCAACGTCAGCACGGCGTCTTTCGTGCCCAAGCCCTTTACGCCTTTCCAATGGGAGGCGCAGGACAGCGGCGATTCCCTGCGGGAAAAACAGCGCTATTTAAAGGAAAAACTGCGCATGCGCGGCGTAAAGTACAGCTATCACGATACGCCGCTCTCCTATTTGGAGGCGGTTTTCGCCAGAGGAGACCGCCGGCTTTGCGATGTGCTCTACTACGCGCGCAAAAACGGGGCGCAGTTCGATTCCTGGCAGGATCAGTTTTGCCAGGAAGCATACGGCAAGGCCTTTGAACAGGCCGGAATCGACCCGGATTTCTATGCCTGCCGGGAGC
- the minD gene encoding septum site-determining protein MinD, with protein sequence MNNVIVVTSGKGGVGKTTTSANIGVGLARLGKRVVLMDTDIGLRNLDVVLGLENRIVYDLVDVVSGTCRLKQALIKDKRYDGLYLLPAAQTKDKNAITPEQSKALVEELEKEFDYVIIDCPAGIERGFQNAIAGAKSAIVVTVPEVSSVRDADRIIGLLGAAEVEDMKLLINRLRPDLVKKGDMLAIDDTLEILGIDLIGVIPEDELIFRSSNLGEPAVTDDSSKAGKAYREVVDRILGKDVPISTPEEKTGFFGKVRKLFGGKE encoded by the coding sequence GGCGTCGGCAAGACGACGACTTCGGCGAATATCGGCGTGGGGCTTGCGCGGCTGGGCAAGCGCGTTGTGCTGATGGATACGGATATTGGCCTGAGAAACCTGGACGTCGTTCTGGGGCTGGAAAATAGAATCGTCTATGACCTGGTGGACGTTGTCAGCGGGACATGCCGCTTAAAGCAGGCGCTGATCAAAGATAAGCGCTATGACGGCCTCTATCTGCTGCCGGCCGCGCAAACCAAAGATAAAAACGCCATCACGCCGGAGCAATCCAAGGCGCTGGTGGAGGAGCTGGAAAAGGAATTCGACTACGTGATCATCGACTGCCCGGCAGGCATTGAACGCGGCTTTCAGAACGCGATTGCCGGCGCAAAGAGCGCAATTGTCGTAACCGTTCCGGAGGTTTCCTCTGTGCGCGATGCGGACCGCATCATCGGCCTGCTGGGAGCGGCGGAAGTGGAGGATATGAAGCTTCTGATCAACCGTCTGCGCCCGGATTTGGTCAAAAAAGGGGATATGCTTGCCATCGACGACACGCTGGAAATCCTGGGCATCGATCTCATCGGCGTGATTCCCGAAGATGAGCTGATTTTCCGCTCCAGCAACCTGGGCGAGCCCGCCGTTACGGATGATTCCTCCAAGGCAGGCAAGGCATACCGGGAGGTTGTCGACCGCATTTTGGGGAAAGACGTTCCCATCAGCACGCCGGAAGAGAAAACGGGCTTCTTCGGCAAAGTCCGCAAGCTGTTTGGCGGGAAGGAATAA
- a CDS encoding site-2 protease family protein, whose amino-acid sequence MSSKFFGGRLEVNFIFIPVVFLMCYVSGVEAILAFCLALLLHESAHAVMAQAMGVRVRSLELMPFGCTAHIESFAVVSPGAEIAMAAAGPLANLALAALLQFGADVTAEDTFLAALYRSNLSLAAVNLLPALPMDGGRVLCCVLSYAMPRLLCVRLVSAMGVLTGLGVTGLGVHFWLTGTPNPTILLMGSFMIFASAKHYHAAPVCVMQDTLHKRREIFRRGSAQVRGTAVCGERSLGDAIARMDARSYNLLYILDDDMRLLGTLGEGEIMDYALSRGSGEKLREIAKLRRSV is encoded by the coding sequence TTGAGTAGCAAGTTTTTTGGGGGCAGGCTGGAAGTTAATTTTATCTTTATTCCGGTTGTCTTTCTCATGTGCTATGTGAGCGGGGTCGAGGCGATATTGGCCTTCTGCCTGGCGCTGTTGCTGCACGAGAGCGCTCATGCCGTCATGGCGCAGGCGATGGGCGTGCGCGTGCGGAGCTTGGAGCTGATGCCCTTTGGATGCACGGCGCATATCGAGAGTTTTGCGGTGGTCAGCCCAGGGGCGGAGATCGCCATGGCCGCCGCCGGGCCTTTGGCAAACCTGGCGCTGGCGGCGCTGTTGCAGTTTGGCGCGGACGTCACGGCGGAGGACACCTTTCTCGCCGCGCTTTACCGCTCGAACCTCTCGCTGGCGGCGGTCAATCTGCTCCCGGCGCTTCCCATGGACGGCGGGAGAGTGCTCTGCTGTGTGCTCTCTTATGCGATGCCGAGGCTGCTGTGCGTGCGGCTGGTCAGCGCCATGGGTGTGCTGACGGGGCTGGGCGTAACCGGGCTGGGCGTGCATTTCTGGCTGACCGGGACGCCCAATCCCACCATCCTGCTCATGGGCAGTTTTATGATCTTCGCCTCGGCGAAGCACTACCATGCGGCGCCGGTTTGTGTGATGCAGGATACGCTGCATAAGCGCAGGGAGATTTTCCGGCGCGGCAGTGCGCAGGTGCGGGGCACGGCGGTCTGCGGGGAGCGCAGCTTGGGCGACGCCATCGCGCGCATGGATGCCAGAAGCTACAACCTGCTCTATATCCTGGATGACGATATGCGCCTGCTTGGGACGCTGGGCGAAGGCGAGATTATGGATTACGCGCTTTCCCGGGGCAGCGGGGAGAAACTGCGGGAAATTGCAAAACTGCGGCGCAGTGTTTGA
- the minE gene encoding cell division topological specificity factor MinE, with amino-acid sequence MAMFGLFGNKKKTSSSVAKDRLKLVLIHDRAGTSSNNEMIEMMKRDILRVISEYIEIDESEFELDIKTAKGGKDRVFSEIVANIPIKRVRKMGKNKY; translated from the coding sequence ATGGCAATGTTTGGTTTATTTGGAAATAAGAAAAAGACAAGCAGCTCTGTCGCCAAAGACAGGCTCAAGCTGGTTTTGATTCACGACCGCGCCGGAACTTCCTCCAACAACGAGATGATCGAGATGATGAAGCGGGATATTCTGAGAGTGATTTCGGAATATATCGAGATCGATGAGTCTGAATTTGAGCTGGATATCAAGACGGCAAAGGGCGGGAAAGACCGCGTTTTTTCCGAGATCGTCGCCAATATTCCCATCAAGCGGGTGCGCAAGATGGGCAAAAACAAATACTAG